In Zingiber officinale cultivar Zhangliang chromosome 6A, Zo_v1.1, whole genome shotgun sequence, a single genomic region encodes these proteins:
- the LOC121994273 gene encoding transcription elongation factor SPT4 homolog 2-like: MDKEHDNVVNCTTPNFTGIISMMDPSRSWPSRWLRIGRFLPGCYTLAVSEELPEEYQACDVTCKNSYISCCLLENVIISFNSDLIF; the protein is encoded by the exons ATGGACAAGGAACATGACAACGTTGTCAACTGTACGACTCCCAACTTCACGGG GATAATTTCAATGATGGACCCAAGCAGAAGTTGGCCTTCTAGATGGTTGAGAATAG GGAGGTTCTTACCTGGATGTTACACACTTGCCGTCTCTGAAGAACTTCCCGAAGAATATCAGGCATGTGATGTTACTTGTAAGAATTCCTACATATCTTGCTGTTTGCTTGAAAATGTCATTATAAGTTTCAACTCCGATCTGATATTTTGA